In Acidobacteriota bacterium, a single genomic region encodes these proteins:
- a CDS encoding metallopeptidase TldD-related protein yields the protein MQSELMRASKELAKADPAPYYLSYSVADQDTTVVAGANGAIVTSVQSHARRVDVITRIGSPALDNTHGELRTAAVVSGTLPLNQDHAAIARTLWDLTNRGYRQSVSAYMRAKTSSDVRAAEEDDSPDFSKQAPQTHVDVAALLPASESLWRERVRKMAAHFRAHPEVETSGVVVVIQNEDHYFVTTEGTRLLTPVRMARLFVFASMRAEDGMDLTRMESFQSSDPEKLPGETQIAPQIAKMIADLKALKASPIAEPFAGPALLSGRAAAVLTHEVLGHRLEGQRQRGDDEGQTFTKKINQAVLPQFISVVDDPTRKTFGATDLSGFYQFDDEGTPAQAVKLIDDGVLRNFLLSRMPVKGFQTSNGHGRGEAGRVPVGRQGNLIVSSTKSVPEGELRQQLIAEVKRQGKPYGLYFDDIQGGFTVTSRQAPQAFQVLPIMVWRVYPDGRPDELVRGVDLVGTPLAAFAHIISVGDTEHVFNGICGAESGSVPVAAIAPAMLFSEFETQRRAQSHQRPPILPPPTAADIAGGVR from the coding sequence AGCTCATGCGTGCCTCGAAAGAGCTCGCCAAGGCCGACCCGGCGCCCTACTACCTGAGTTATTCCGTCGCCGATCAAGACACCACCGTGGTCGCCGGCGCCAACGGCGCGATCGTCACTTCGGTGCAGTCGCACGCGCGCCGCGTGGACGTGATCACGCGCATCGGATCTCCCGCGCTCGACAATACCCACGGAGAGTTGCGGACCGCTGCCGTAGTCTCCGGCACGCTGCCGTTGAACCAGGATCACGCCGCCATCGCCCGCACGCTCTGGGACCTCACCAATCGCGGGTATCGCCAGTCGGTCAGCGCTTACATGCGCGCCAAGACTTCGAGTGACGTGCGCGCGGCCGAAGAAGACGACTCGCCCGACTTCTCCAAGCAAGCGCCCCAGACGCACGTGGACGTTGCCGCGCTGCTCCCCGCCAGCGAATCGCTATGGCGCGAGCGCGTGCGCAAAATGGCCGCCCACTTCCGCGCTCATCCCGAAGTGGAGACCTCGGGAGTGGTCGTGGTGATCCAGAACGAGGACCATTACTTCGTCACCACCGAAGGCACGCGCCTGCTCACGCCCGTCCGCATGGCGCGGCTGTTCGTTTTCGCATCCATGCGCGCCGAAGACGGCATGGACCTCACGCGCATGGAGAGCTTCCAGTCTTCCGATCCCGAAAAACTGCCGGGGGAGACGCAGATCGCGCCCCAGATCGCCAAGATGATCGCCGACCTGAAGGCGCTGAAAGCTTCGCCCATCGCCGAGCCGTTCGCCGGGCCGGCGCTGCTCTCCGGACGCGCCGCCGCCGTGCTCACCCATGAAGTGCTGGGACATCGCCTGGAAGGCCAGCGCCAGCGCGGCGACGATGAAGGGCAGACCTTCACCAAGAAGATCAATCAGGCTGTGCTGCCGCAGTTCATCAGCGTGGTCGACGATCCCACGCGCAAGACCTTTGGCGCCACCGACCTCTCCGGTTTCTATCAGTTCGACGACGAAGGCACGCCCGCGCAGGCAGTCAAGCTCATCGATGACGGAGTATTACGGAACTTTCTGCTCTCGCGCATGCCGGTAAAAGGATTTCAAACCTCGAACGGACACGGCCGCGGCGAGGCGGGCCGCGTTCCCGTGGGTCGCCAGGGAAATCTCATCGTCTCTTCCACCAAATCGGTGCCCGAGGGCGAGTTGCGCCAGCAACTCATCGCCGAGGTGAAGCGCCAAGGCAAGCCCTACGGACTCTATTTCGACGACATCCAGGGCGGTTTCACGGTGACCTCGCGACAGGCGCCGCAAGCCTTCCAGGTGCTGCCCATCATGGTATGGCGCGTCTATCCCGATGGCCGTCCGGACGAGCTGGTCCGCGGCGTCGATCTCGTCGGCACGCCGCTGGCGGCCTTCGCCCACATCATCTCGGTGGGCGACACCGAGCACGTGTTCAACGGCATCTGCGGTGCTGAGAGTGGCAGCGTCCCCGTGGCCGCGATCGCGCCCGCCATGTTGTTCTCGGAATTCGAGACGCAGCGCCGCGCGCAATCGCACCAGCGTCCGCCTATCCTGCCGCCACCCACTGCGGCAGATATCGCCGGAGGTGTGCGATGA